A region of the Curvibacter sp. AEP1-3 genome:
AGGTGCATGTTCTCGGTGCCGGGCACCACGGCACAGCCGAAGTCGCGCACCGGGCTGGCGCCCCAGGCCATGAGCTCGCCCTTGGCCCAATCGCCCATGATCATCATGCCGGCGTTGTCAGCCATGAGCTCGCGGGTGCTCTCGGTCCAGGGGCGTTCCACAGGGGCGTCGGTGGCCAGGGCGCGCAGCCAGCGCAGGCGTTGCAGGGCGCGCTCCACGCGGACGTCCATCCATGCGCTGCTCTTGCGCTGCACGATGAGCTCGCGGTAGAGCGCAGGGCCTGCGTCGCCGAGCAGCACCGTCTCAAACACCGTGGCAATCTGCCAGGGCTCGTCGCTCCAGGCCAGCGGCCGTATGCCTTTGGCTTGCAGCTTGCGGGCCGTCATTTCAAACTCGGCCCAAGTGCGGGGTGGCGTGAGGCCCAGCCTGCCGAACACCTTGCGGTTGTAGAGCAAGGTGTTGATGCGGTGTATGCCCAGCGGTGCGGCAATCACATCGCCTTTGTAAGTGACGAGTTCAAGTACGGTGGGGAACAACACCTGCGACCAGCGCTGGCGCTGCGCCACCGCATTGAGCGGCATCACCAGCCCGATGTCGGCCCAGTCGGTGAGGGTGGTGCCAATCAGCTGCGCCACATCCGGCGGGTCGCCCATGAGCACCCGGCTCTTGAGCACTTTGACTGCGGCCATGCCCCCGCCACCGGGGATGGCAGCGTCTTTCCACTGCACGCCGGCCTGCGCCAGTTGCAGGGCGAGCTGGTCAGCGGCTTTGCGTTCGCTGGCCGAGGTCCACCAGTGCAGCACGTCCATGGGCACGCCCATCTGTTGGGCCTGCGCGCTGTGCAGACATACACAACAGAGCAGCAGGGCAGCGAGGCGGGCGAAACCTTTCATTTCCTGTCGATTTGTAATGTTGTGTATGACTGCCCGTCCGCACCCCGTCCGACGGCCTCTGCAGAGGCCGCGCGGCAGGTAATAAAGCGTAATGCGCAAGTGCGGTACATGGCGGAAAAACGGAATGAAATCAACGACTTATCTTTGTAATCGGGCCCGCCTGATGCGGTTTGATATTACAGGGGTCAAAGCATAACCTCCGCCCCACTGAACGGCTACCGCGATGCACGGAGCCGGCAGTTTCATTCAACAAATGATCAGGAGATTCCATGTCCCATTCCCTTCGCATGGCCGCCGCTGCGGCAGCGCTGGTTTGCAGTAGCTTTGCAGGTGCCGGTACGCTCACCATTGAGAGCTGGCGTGTTGACGACAAAGGTTTGTGGGAAGACGTGCTGCTGCCCGCCTTCTACAAAGCCCACCCCGGCATTACCGTCAAGTTCGCGCCCACTGCACCCCCTGAGTACAACTCTGCCCTGAACGCCCGCCTGACCGCCGGCACTGCAGGTGACCTGGTGACCTGCCGTCCGTTTGACGTGTCCTTGGACCTGTACAAGAAGGGCCATCTGGACAAGCTCAACGGCAATGCAGCCCTGAAGAACTTCCCCGAGTCCGCCCAGGTGGCGTGGCAGACCGATGACGGCAAGGACACCTACTGCGTGCCCATGGCGTCTGTGATCCACGGTTTCTTCTACAACAAGAAGGTGTTTGCCGAGCTGGGCCTGAACCCGCCCGTGACCGAAGCCGACTTCTTCAATGTGCTGGACAAGGTCAAGGCCGCCGGCAAGGTCGCTCCGATTGCCATGGGCACCGCCGACCAGTGGGAAACCCACCAGATCGTGTACACCGGCATCGGCCCGAACTACTGGAAGGGTGAAGAAGGTCGCAAGGCACTGATCGCCGGCAAGAAGAAGTTCACCGACCCCGAGTTTGTGAAAACCTGGGACGTGATGGGCAAATGGGCCAACTACCTGCCCAAGGGCTACCAGGCCCAGACCTATGGCGACTCGCAAAACCTGTTCGGCAGCGGCCGCGCGGCCATCTACCCCGCGGGCTCATGGGACATCTCTTACTTTGAAGGCAACAGCAAAGTGGAATTCGGCGCCTTCAAGCCGCCCGTGGCCAAGGCCGGTGACCCTTGCTACATCTCGGACCACACCGACATCGCCATGGGCGTGAACAGCAAGAGCAAGAACAAGGCAGACGCCCAGGTGTTCCTGAACTGGCTGGCGAGCAAAGAGTTTGCCGACCTGTACACCAACAAGGTGACCGGCTTCTTCTCGCTCTCCAACCACGCGATTGATGTGAAGAACCCTGTGGCCAAGGAAATGATCGGCTGGCGCAACCAGTGCAAGAGCACCATCCGCCTGAACGCCCAGATCATGAGCCGCGGAACCCCGAGCATGGAAAACGAGTTCTGGAACGTGAACTCCCAGGTCATGAACGGAAAGATGGCGCCCAAGGACGCTGCTGCGCAGATCCAGAACGGCTTTGCCAAGTGGTACGCACCTGCCAAGTAAACCGCAGCGTGTGAGTCAGGAGTGCGAGCCGGTGGCTTGCACTCCTTGCGGCGCCCCTCCAGTCGCCGCTCCCCCGTTCTCCTTTGTCTCTTTGACCAACAAGGTCTCTCATGAAACTCGGCTTTTCCTGGCGGGTGCTGGTGTTTATCGCCCCGGCATTGCTGATCTACGCCACCTTCAGTGCCCTGCCGCTGCTGGACACCCTGCGCTTGGGGCTCTACAGCGCGGACGACACCGGCCTGCGCACCTTCACCGGTCTGGCGAACTACAACACCATCCTGAACGACCCGCAGTGGTCGGCCAGCTTCTGGAATGCGATGGCCAACAACCTGAAGTTCTTTGCCATCCACATGCTGGTGCAAAACCCGGTGGGCTTGCTGTTGGCAGCGCTGCTGTCCCTGCGCAATGTGCGCTTTGCAGCCACCTACCGCACCATCTTTTTCCTGCCCACGCTGTTGTCGGTGGTGATCATCGGCTTTGTGTGGCAGCTCATCCTGTCGCCGCTGTGGGGCGTGTCCGAGCGGCTCTTGACCTTGGTGGGGTTGGGTGACTGGTTCGCGCCCTGGCTGGGCCTGGAGAGCTCGGCGCTGATCACCGTGTCGCTGATGTCGGTGTGGCAATACATCGGCGTGCCCATGATGCTGATCTACGCCGCGCTGATTGCGATTCCGGAAGACATCATCGAGGCCGCGGTCGTCGAGGGCGCATCGCCCTGGCGCATTTTCTGGCAGATCCGCCTGCCGCTCATCCTGCCCACGCTGGGGCTGGTGACCATCCTGACCTTCGTGGCCAACTTCAATGCGTTTGATCTGATCTACACGGTCAAGGGCGCGGTGGCGGGCCCCAACTACAGCACCGACATTCTGGGCACGCTGTTCTACCGCACCTTCTTTGGCTACCAGTCGCAAGTGGCCAGCCCGACCATGGGCGCGGCCGTGGCCACCATCATGTTCCTGGTGATTCTGGTGGGCGTGGCGGTGTACTTCCTCGCGGTGCAGCGCAAACTGCAACGCTTTGCAATGTGAGGCCGCACATGGCAAACGCATCCAATTCCAAATCTCTGCCCTTCGCGCCCAGCCGCGTGTTTGTGCACCTGACGCTCATCGGCTATCTGCTGCTGGCGCTGCTGCCCATCTTGCTGGTGTTCATGAACTCGTTCAAGAGTCGTGACGCCATCTTCAACGACCCGCTGGCCTGGCCCACACCCGAGACGTTTTCGCTCATCGGCTACACCAAGGTGCTAGGCCGCTCGGACGTGCTCATGTACTTCGGTAACAGCTTCATCGTCACGATTGCGTCGCTGTTTTTCATCCTGCTCTTCGGGGCCATGGCGGCCTGGGGCTTGTCGGAGTACCGCTTCAAGGGCAACCGTTGGCTGAAGTTCTTTTTTGCCTTCGGCATCATGGTGCCTATCCGCCTGGGTACGGTTTCCATCCTGCAGCTGATGGTGGAGCTGAACCTGGTGAACACCCTCACCGCACTGGTGCTGGTGTACGTGGCGCAGGGCTTGCCGCTGGCCATCATGATCCTGTCGGAGTTCATGGGGCAGGTGCCCGGTGAGCTCAAGGATGCGGCGCGCTGCGACGGCATCGATGAGTTCCGCATCTTCTTCCAGGTGGTGGTGCCGCTGATCCGCCCGGCCATTGCCACGGTGGCGGTATTCACCATGGTGCCGATCTGGAACGACCTGTGGTTCCCGCTCATTCTTGCGCCGTCTGACAAGACGCAGACCATCACCCTGGGCATCCAGCAGTTTGTGGGGCAGTACGCCACCGACTGGAACGCCGTGCTGGCTTCTCTCTCGCTGGCCATCGTGCCGGTGGTCACCCTCTACGCCCTCTTCTCCCGTCAACTGATCCGCGGCATCACCGCGGGCGCCGTCAAGTAAAGCAGACCCACCATGGCAAGCGTTTCCCTCAAAAATATCAGCAAGCGCTACGGCAACAACGAGCCGGTGCTGCACAACATCAACCTCGAGATCGAGCACGGTGAACTGGTGGTGCTGGTCGGCCCCAGCGGCTGCGGCAAGTCCACCTTGTTGCGCGTGCTTTGCGGGCTGGAAGACATCAGCAGCGGCGAGTTGCGCATCGGTGACGACCTGGTCAACGACCTGCCGCCGGCCGAGCGCGGTATTGCCATGGTGTTCCAGAGCTATGCGCTCTACCCCCACATGACGGTGTATCGCAACATGTCTTTCGGGCTCAAGATCCACGGTGCCAACAAGGCGGACATCGACAAACGGGTACGTGATGCCGCCAAGGTGCTGCACATCGACCACCTGCTGGAGCGACTGCCCCGCGAGCTCTCGGGTGGGCAACGCCAGCGCGTGGCTATTGGCCGTGCCATTGTGCGCGAGCCGCGCTTGTTCTTGTTTGACGAGCCGCTCTCGAATCTGGACGCTGCGCTGCGCGCCAAGACACGCATCGAGCTGGCCCGCCTGCACCGCGACCTGGGTGCGACCATGGTCTATGTGACGCACGACCAGGTGGAAGCCATGACCTTGGGCGACAAAATTGTGGTGCTCAGCGAAGGCCATGTGCAGCAGGCCGGCACCCCGCTCACCCTGTACCAGCAGCCTGCCAACCGTTTTGTGGCGACCTTCATCGGCTCGCCCACCATCAACCTGTTGCCGGCCCGTGTAGTGGAGGTGCTCGACGGGGGCGCCCGTCTGTTGTTGGGCAATGGCAGCAAGGTGCTGGCCACGGTGGACAGCAGCCAGCTGCAAGTCGGCGAAAGTGTGGAAGTGGGCCTGCGCCCCGAGCACTGCGAAGTGCTGCCCGCCGGCGTGGCACCAGCGGCCGACGACACCGCCTTGGACGCAGAAATCACGCTGGTGGAGCACCTGGGCGAGTCCAACCTGCTGTACCTCAAGATGGACGACGGGCAAGAGCTGATCGTGCGTGGTGACGGCAATGCCGAAGTGCGTCTGGGTGACTCGGTCATCGTGCGTGCGGCACCTTCAGCTCTGTATCTCTTCCGCGCTGACGGCATGGCTTGCACCCGCCTGAATCCCGGCAACATGCGCTCGGCCCATGCACGCTGAGCTGCTGCCGGCACACATTCACTACGCCATTGGCATTGATGGTGGCGGCACCAGTACCCGCGCGCGGGTGGTGCACCGCAGTGGTGTGGTGGTGGGCGAAGGCAAGGCCGGCGCCTCGGGCCTGACCCAGGGCATTGGCCAGGCGTGGCGCCACATCGAAGAAGCCATTTTGAAAGCTACCGGGGGCAGGTTGCAAGCCGGCTGGCCCGAGCCGGTGCCGGCCAACTGTGCCTTGGGCTTGGGCTTGGCCGGTGCCAACAATGCGGCATGGCACGCCGAGTGTCTTGCCGCCGATCCGGGCTATGCCTGCTTGAGGCTGGAGTCTGATGCGGTCACGGCGCTGCTGGGTGCACACGGCGGACACCCGGGTGCGCTGGTCATCGTAGGCACCGGCGCGGTGGGCCTGGCCTTGCTGCCGGACGGGCAGCGCCGCACCAGCGGTGGTTGGGGCTTCCCCAGTGGGGATGAGGGCAGTGGCGCGGACTTGGGTCTGCAGGCCGTCAACCTCACCCAGCGTGCGCTGGATGGTCGTGCGTTGTCGGGGCCGCTAACCCTAGCGGTGCTGCAAGCCACGGGTGGTACACCCGAGGCCTTGCTGGCCTGGTGTGGTGCCGCTGGACAAGGGGAGTACGCCAGCCTCACGCCCCTGATTTTTTCGCACGAGGCTTCCGACCCTGATGCCGCGAGGCTGCTGGAGCGGGCCCTGCACCAGCTCGAAGCCTTGGCCCGTGCCGTAGACCCTACCCACACGCTGCCCTTGGTAGTAGCCGGCAGCGTAGGCCAACGACTGGCGCCCCGGCTCTGTGCTTTGGTGGGCGCGTGTGTGGTGCCACCGCAGGGTGACGCCATGGACGGTGCCCTGACCCTGTGTTTGCAATGACATGAAAAGAGATTTCCTAATGACAACATTGATGTTGCAAGAGGCCCTGTCCTCGGCGCGCCAGGTGGCGCAACAACTGGCGGGCGATGAAGGTCGCTACGCCGCCCTTGGCCTGGCGTTGCGGGCTTTGCCACCCCAGGGTGCCGTCACCATTGCCCGTGGCAGCTCGGACCACGCGGCTGCCTACTTCGCCTATCTGGTGATGTCGCGCACCGGTCAGCTGGTGACCTCGCTGCCCATGTCGTTGCTAACCCTCTACAAAGCGCCCATGGCGCGGCAGAGGGTGCTGGCAGTGTCCATTTCGCAGTCGGGCCGCAGTCCGGACTTGTTTGAACCCATGCAGGTGTTTGAGAAAGCCGGGGCGACCACGGTGGCGCTGGTGAATGACATCAGCTCGCCCCTGGCGCAAGCGGTGGACTGGGCCATGCCCTTGCACGCCGGCCCCGAGAAAAGTGTGGCGGCCACCAAGAGCTTTATCTGCGGTTTGGTAGCCGGTGCGCGGCTGGCCGCGCACTGGGGTGCCCATGCAGACTTGCTGGAAGCCTTGAAGACGCTGCCTGCAGCGCTGGAAGATGCCTGCCAGCAGGACTGGAGCGCTGCGGTGGAGCCCTTGCGCACCGCCAGTCAGCTCATGGTGATAGGCCGGGGGCCGGGCCTGGCGATTGCGCAGGAGGCGGCCCTCAAGTTCAAGGAAACCTGTGGCATTCAGGCCGAGGCCTTCAGCGGGGCCGAGGTCAAACACGGCCCCATGGCGCTGGTGAACGACAACTACCCCATGCTGATCTTTGCCCTGCGCGGCCCGGCACAGCAAAGCCTGATTGCTTTGGCCGCCGAGATGCGAGGCCGTGGCGCGCGGGTGCTCTTGGCTGCACCGGCCGATGTATCTGAGCGGGACCTCACACTGAGCACCGCGCCGCAGGAGGATCTGGACCCGATTACTGCTATCCAGAGTTTCTATCTGCTGGTGGAGGCGGTTGCCCGTGCGCGCGGGCTGGACCCCGACCAGCCACCCCATCTCTCGAAAGTCACAAGCACCCGATAAACTGGGTGCATGCATGTTCAAACTTTGATGATGGAAGGGGCACCCGCAGTTCAGCTGCAGGGCCCTGCAGGCGATACGGTCACCGTGCTCTTGCGCGGTGCGCAGGTGATTTCGTGGGTGGATGCCACGGGTGTGGAGCGCTTGTACCGCAGCCCGCTCTCGCCGCTGGACGGGCCGCAGCCTGTGCGGGGCGGCGTGCCGGTGATTTTTCCGCAGTTCTCCGGACGTGGCCCCATGGTGCGCCACGGATTTGCACGCACCAGCCTCTGGGAGTGGCTGCCGGCGGATGCGGCTGGGGCCGAGCCTCAGCTGGTCTTCCGCATGCAGCACGCCGCGCACGAGACGCCGCTGTGGCCGCATGACTGTTCATGTACCTTGACTGTGGCCTTGGTGCCGGCCGGTCTGCGCATGACGCTGGCCGTGCACAACACCGGCAATAGCCCCTTGAGCTTTCATGCCGCGCTGCACACCTACCTGGAGGTGGGCGACGTTGCCCGGAGCACGCTGACCGGTGTCTTGCCGCAGGGCGAGGTCTTGTCGCTGGCCGAGCCGATTGACCACTTGTTTGAATCCGTGCCCGGCCCCTTTGCCCTGCGCAGCCCTGCCAGTGCGCTGGACCTGGTCCACGAAGGCTTTACCGACGCTGTGGTCTGGAACCCCGGGCCGCAGGCCGTGATTGCTGACCTGCCTGCCGGGGGCTATGCCCGTTTCCTGTGTGTGGAGGCTGCCTCCGTGGGCGTGCCGGTGCAGTTGGCGCCGGGCGCGCACTGGCAAGGTAGCCAGTGCCTGGTCACCACCGCGTAGGGGTAAGCCCCGCTTTTTTACAATGCCGGCGCACACGGTGCCCGGCACCATCCAACGGAAAACTCCATGACATCCCCTGAATCCACTCCCAAGAGCCCCAAATTGCGCCCTATTCCCAACTTCATTTTTGCCAGCCGCTGGTTGCAGCTGCCCCTGTACCTGGGCCTGATCGCGGCGCAGGGCGTGTACGTGTTTCACTTCTGGGTGGAGCTGGTGCACCTGCTGGAAGCTGCTTTCGGCAGCCAGACCGCCCTGCAGGCGCTTGTGAGCAGCATCGGCTACAAGTCGGATGTGCCGGTCCCTGCGCTGAACGAGACCATCATCATGCTGGTGGTCCTGGCGCTGATTGACGTGGTGATGATCTCCAACCTGCTGATCATGGTGATCGTGGGTGGCTACGAGACCTTTGTGAGCCGCATGGACCTGGACGGTCACCCCGACCAACCAGAGTGGCTCAGCCATGTGAACGCCTCGGTGCTCAAGGTGAAGCTGGCCACCGCCATCATCGGCATCAGCTCCATCCACCTGCTCAAGACCTTTATCAACGCTGCCAATTACGACGAGAAGGTGCTGATTGCCCAGACGGCCATCCACATTACCTTCCTGTTGTCTGCCATTGCCATTGCCTACACCGACAAGCTGCTCAATAGCAGCCACCAGAACACCGGGCATTGATGAAATAGGCTGCTAGCGCCCGTGGATAATGCGCGAGCAGCTACTAAAAATATAGCAATTATCCACTGCTGAAG
Encoded here:
- a CDS encoding TIGR00645 family protein, with the translated sequence MTSPESTPKSPKLRPIPNFIFASRWLQLPLYLGLIAAQGVYVFHFWVELVHLLEAAFGSQTALQALVSSIGYKSDVPVPALNETIIMLVVLALIDVVMISNLLIMVIVGGYETFVSRMDLDGHPDQPEWLSHVNASVLKVKLATAIIGISSIHLLKTFINAANYDEKVLIAQTAIHITFLLSAIAIAYTDKLLNSSHQNTGH
- a CDS encoding ABC transporter ATP-binding protein, which codes for MASVSLKNISKRYGNNEPVLHNINLEIEHGELVVLVGPSGCGKSTLLRVLCGLEDISSGELRIGDDLVNDLPPAERGIAMVFQSYALYPHMTVYRNMSFGLKIHGANKADIDKRVRDAAKVLHIDHLLERLPRELSGGQRQRVAIGRAIVREPRLFLFDEPLSNLDAALRAKTRIELARLHRDLGATMVYVTHDQVEAMTLGDKIVVLSEGHVQQAGTPLTLYQQPANRFVATFIGSPTINLLPARVVEVLDGGARLLLGNGSKVLATVDSSQLQVGESVEVGLRPEHCEVLPAGVAPAADDTALDAEITLVEHLGESNLLYLKMDDGQELIVRGDGNAEVRLGDSVIVRAAPSALYLFRADGMACTRLNPGNMRSAHAR
- a CDS encoding ABC transporter substrate-binding protein → MSHSLRMAAAAAALVCSSFAGAGTLTIESWRVDDKGLWEDVLLPAFYKAHPGITVKFAPTAPPEYNSALNARLTAGTAGDLVTCRPFDVSLDLYKKGHLDKLNGNAALKNFPESAQVAWQTDDGKDTYCVPMASVIHGFFYNKKVFAELGLNPPVTEADFFNVLDKVKAAGKVAPIAMGTADQWETHQIVYTGIGPNYWKGEEGRKALIAGKKKFTDPEFVKTWDVMGKWANYLPKGYQAQTYGDSQNLFGSGRAAIYPAGSWDISYFEGNSKVEFGAFKPPVAKAGDPCYISDHTDIAMGVNSKSKNKADAQVFLNWLASKEFADLYTNKVTGFFSLSNHAIDVKNPVAKEMIGWRNQCKSTIRLNAQIMSRGTPSMENEFWNVNSQVMNGKMAPKDAAAQIQNGFAKWYAPAK
- a CDS encoding carbohydrate ABC transporter permease, whose protein sequence is MANASNSKSLPFAPSRVFVHLTLIGYLLLALLPILLVFMNSFKSRDAIFNDPLAWPTPETFSLIGYTKVLGRSDVLMYFGNSFIVTIASLFFILLFGAMAAWGLSEYRFKGNRWLKFFFAFGIMVPIRLGTVSILQLMVELNLVNTLTALVLVYVAQGLPLAIMILSEFMGQVPGELKDAARCDGIDEFRIFFQVVVPLIRPAIATVAVFTMVPIWNDLWFPLILAPSDKTQTITLGIQQFVGQYATDWNAVLASLSLAIVPVVTLYALFSRQLIRGITAGAVK
- a CDS encoding ABC transporter substrate-binding protein, encoding MKGFARLAALLLCCVCLHSAQAQQMGVPMDVLHWWTSASERKAADQLALQLAQAGVQWKDAAIPGGGGMAAVKVLKSRVLMGDPPDVAQLIGTTLTDWADIGLVMPLNAVAQRQRWSQVLFPTVLELVTYKGDVIAAPLGIHRINTLLYNRKVFGRLGLTPPRTWAEFEMTARKLQAKGIRPLAWSDEPWQIATVFETVLLGDAGPALYRELIVQRKSSAWMDVRVERALQRLRWLRALATDAPVERPWTESTRELMADNAGMMIMGDWAKGELMAWGASPVRDFGCAVVPGTENMHLYSIDTLAMLVSARPREAAQEKMAEVVTGIPAQLAYNRFKGAVPVRRDMDPATLDGCARDSWETFASPRNARVPSLAHRMAADEAIKDAVAQTLWRYLTDPRMETQEAQRRLASVIRAPSAER
- a CDS encoding SIS domain-containing protein — translated: MTTLMLQEALSSARQVAQQLAGDEGRYAALGLALRALPPQGAVTIARGSSDHAAAYFAYLVMSRTGQLVTSLPMSLLTLYKAPMARQRVLAVSISQSGRSPDLFEPMQVFEKAGATTVALVNDISSPLAQAVDWAMPLHAGPEKSVAATKSFICGLVAGARLAAHWGAHADLLEALKTLPAALEDACQQDWSAAVEPLRTASQLMVIGRGPGLAIAQEAALKFKETCGIQAEAFSGAEVKHGPMALVNDNYPMLIFALRGPAQQSLIALAAEMRGRGARVLLAAPADVSERDLTLSTAPQEDLDPITAIQSFYLLVEAVARARGLDPDQPPHLSKVTSTR
- a CDS encoding D-hexose-6-phosphate mutarotase; protein product: MHVQTLMMEGAPAVQLQGPAGDTVTVLLRGAQVISWVDATGVERLYRSPLSPLDGPQPVRGGVPVIFPQFSGRGPMVRHGFARTSLWEWLPADAAGAEPQLVFRMQHAAHETPLWPHDCSCTLTVALVPAGLRMTLAVHNTGNSPLSFHAALHTYLEVGDVARSTLTGVLPQGEVLSLAEPIDHLFESVPGPFALRSPASALDLVHEGFTDAVVWNPGPQAVIADLPAGGYARFLCVEAASVGVPVQLAPGAHWQGSQCLVTTA
- a CDS encoding carbohydrate ABC transporter permease, with amino-acid sequence MKLGFSWRVLVFIAPALLIYATFSALPLLDTLRLGLYSADDTGLRTFTGLANYNTILNDPQWSASFWNAMANNLKFFAIHMLVQNPVGLLLAALLSLRNVRFAATYRTIFFLPTLLSVVIIGFVWQLILSPLWGVSERLLTLVGLGDWFAPWLGLESSALITVSLMSVWQYIGVPMMLIYAALIAIPEDIIEAAVVEGASPWRIFWQIRLPLILPTLGLVTILTFVANFNAFDLIYTVKGAVAGPNYSTDILGTLFYRTFFGYQSQVASPTMGAAVATIMFLVILVGVAVYFLAVQRKLQRFAM
- a CDS encoding BadF/BadG/BcrA/BcrD ATPase family protein, with the translated sequence MHAELLPAHIHYAIGIDGGGTSTRARVVHRSGVVVGEGKAGASGLTQGIGQAWRHIEEAILKATGGRLQAGWPEPVPANCALGLGLAGANNAAWHAECLAADPGYACLRLESDAVTALLGAHGGHPGALVIVGTGAVGLALLPDGQRRTSGGWGFPSGDEGSGADLGLQAVNLTQRALDGRALSGPLTLAVLQATGGTPEALLAWCGAAGQGEYASLTPLIFSHEASDPDAARLLERALHQLEALARAVDPTHTLPLVVAGSVGQRLAPRLCALVGACVVPPQGDAMDGALTLCLQ